In the genome of Persephonella sp. KM09-Lau-8, one region contains:
- a CDS encoding SDR family NAD(P)-dependent oxidoreductase, which translates to MEKKRVFITGIGSGLGYAFVEYFLKKGYEVYALSRHLRDEFKGKIHFQQCDLLALESVYPSTQKLLQNVKKLDFVILNAGLLTPLKDIHDTPIYEMEQMMDINVWANKIILDCIIDMKIEVPEIIAISSGASVNGNRGWHGYSISKAALNMLVKLYSREMENTHIIALAPGLIITPMLEQFVLSADENKFPSVQRIKNAPKMTPEEAVQNIINKMNKLKDIPSGSYVDIRNL; encoded by the coding sequence ATGGAGAAAAAAAGAGTATTCATAACAGGGATAGGTTCAGGTTTAGGTTATGCTTTTGTTGAATATTTTTTAAAAAAGGGATATGAAGTTTACGCTTTAAGCAGACATCTCAGAGACGAGTTCAAAGGAAAAATTCATTTTCAGCAGTGTGATTTGCTTGCCCTTGAGTCTGTATATCCTTCTACTCAAAAACTTCTTCAAAACGTTAAAAAACTTGATTTTGTGATATTAAATGCTGGTCTTTTAACTCCTTTAAAAGATATCCATGATACCCCCATATATGAAATGGAACAGATGATGGATATTAATGTGTGGGCAAATAAAATAATACTTGACTGTATTATAGATATGAAAATAGAAGTTCCAGAGATTATAGCAATCTCATCAGGAGCTTCTGTAAACGGAAATAGAGGCTGGCATGGATATTCAATCTCAAAAGCAGCATTAAATATGCTTGTGAAACTTTATTCAAGGGAGATGGAGAATACCCATATAATAGCCCTTGCACCTGGTTTAATAATAACTCCCATGCTTGAGCAGTTTGTTTTATCTGCAGATGAAAATAAATTTCCATCTGTCCAGAGAATAAAAAATGCCCCTAAAATGACACCTGAAGAGGCTGTTCAGAATATTATAAATAAGATGAATAAACTTAAAGATATTCCATCGGGCAGTTATGTGGATATTCGGAATTTATGA
- a CDS encoding ferredoxin-thioredoxin reductase catalytic domain-containing protein has product MIKVKPETLEKMKKFAETFAEKSGTVVNPNKEAAEAVIQGLAAHVDELGKPLCPCNFYPDKQEEVKKRRWICACNEMQIFKYCHCLLFTTEEGLPITEYLPEWHEGRQIYGLVKDPTPDKGRALSKPEKIYEALKEYVEEHGLDIPDEELRKFAEETAKKK; this is encoded by the coding sequence ATGATAAAGGTCAAACCAGAAACACTGGAAAAGATGAAAAAATTTGCAGAAACCTTTGCAGAAAAATCTGGAACAGTGGTAAATCCAAATAAAGAGGCTGCAGAGGCTGTTATACAGGGACTTGCAGCCCATGTTGATGAACTTGGAAAGCCACTCTGTCCTTGTAATTTCTATCCAGACAAACAGGAAGAGGTTAAAAAAAGAAGATGGATCTGTGCATGTAATGAGATGCAGATTTTCAAATACTGCCACTGCTTACTTTTTACCACAGAAGAAGGGCTGCCAATTACAGAATATCTTCCAGAGTGGCATGAAGGCAGACAGATTTATGGTCTTGTAAAAGATCCTACTCCAGATAAAGGAAGAGCTCTTTCAAAGCCTGAAAAAATATATGAGGCATTAAAAGAGTATGTTGAAGAGCATGGTCTGGATATTCCAGATGAAGAATTAAGAAAATTTGCTGAAGAAACTGCAAAGAAAAAATGA
- a CDS encoding tyrosine-type recombinase/integrase, with amino-acid sequence MVKLSYKGNFLVHSEHKKLLEKHFKEFLSGERGYFVLPGTTKIFNKILFLFDEKDIDPSCYLFPIIASENISGKTKQLYFQINKNFLDFVRKKPQEVRPKDIQAYLNYLRNENKKPSTIKTSYMALRLFYEKLLNVVDFTEIHIPQLNENIPEILTRKEIKKLISSIKNPRHRLIIGFGYCCGMKLNEILSLKVNDIDLNEGIINIRGKHSRKIPVPQTILQELQMFLTQESPKEFLFQSRDTKSPISHRSVEIMFKNSLRKAGLPSRYTFSILRDTFVVHMIEKGVCLNHISDVLGVKKSHLQQRYSFYIENMKFYKIPDMFDFSDVA; translated from the coding sequence ATGGTTAAGTTATCTTACAAAGGCAACTTTCTGGTTCATAGTGAGCATAAAAAGCTCCTTGAAAAGCATTTTAAGGAGTTTTTATCAGGAGAAAGGGGATATTTTGTTCTCCCTGGAACAACAAAGATTTTTAATAAAATCCTGTTCTTATTTGATGAAAAGGATATAGACCCCTCCTGTTACCTTTTTCCTATTATTGCCAGTGAAAATATTTCAGGTAAGACAAAACAGTTATACTTTCAGATTAATAAGAATTTTTTAGATTTTGTTAGAAAAAAACCTCAGGAAGTTAGACCAAAAGATATTCAGGCTTATCTAAACTATCTGAGGAATGAAAATAAAAAACCCAGCACTATTAAGACATCCTATATGGCATTAAGACTTTTTTATGAAAAATTACTCAATGTGGTAGATTTTACAGAAATACACATTCCCCAATTAAATGAAAATATTCCTGAAATTTTAACCAGAAAAGAAATTAAAAAATTAATCTCCAGTATAAAAAATCCTCGACACAGGCTTATTATTGGATTTGGATATTGTTGTGGAATGAAACTAAATGAAATTCTTTCCCTTAAGGTAAATGATATAGACCTTAATGAAGGAATTATTAATATAAGAGGTAAACACTCCAGAAAAATACCAGTTCCACAAACAATTTTGCAGGAATTGCAGATGTTTCTTACACAGGAAAGTCCGAAAGAATTTCTCTTTCAATCCAGAGATACTAAATCCCCTATATCCCATAGAAGTGTTGAAATAATGTTTAAAAACTCACTCAGGAAAGCTGGTCTTCCTTCCAGATATACATTTTCAATATTGAGGGATACATTTGTGGTTCACATGATAGAAAAAGGTGTATGTTTAAATCATATTTCAGATGTTCTTGGAGTTAAAAAATCACATCTTCAGCAAAGGTATAGCTTTTATATAGAAAATATGAAGTTTTACAAAATTCCTGATATGTTCGATTTTTCAGATGTAGCCTAA